In a genomic window of Deinococcus aerophilus:
- a CDS encoding DUF2089 domain-containing protein, whose translation MRPLPLPFPDETEAPHVTELRFPTSGVTVRGSFELNEFATLTPENLEFLRLYIRVRGNLKEVERVLGVSYPTVRARFDTLLRAIGYEPELADPQAEILSSLERGEITPDEAARKLRR comes from the coding sequence ATGCGTCCCCTGCCCCTGCCCTTTCCCGACGAAACCGAAGCGCCGCACGTCACCGAACTCCGCTTTCCGACCAGTGGCGTGACCGTGCGCGGCAGCTTTGAACTCAACGAGTTCGCCACCCTCACCCCCGAGAACCTGGAATTCCTGCGGCTGTACATCCGGGTGCGCGGCAACCTCAAGGAGGTCGAGCGGGTGCTGGGCGTCAGCTACCCCACCGTGCGCGCCCGCTTCGATACGCTGCTGCGCGCCATCGGCTACGAACCCGAACTCGCCGACCCGCAGGCCGAGATCCTGAGCAGCCTGGAACGCGGCGAGATCACCCCCGACGAGGCCGCGCGCAAGCTGCGGCGCTGA